From Pseudomonas vanderleydeniana, the proteins below share one genomic window:
- a CDS encoding IS4 family transposase: protein MNPRRQILHHQRQRIRRHTTSCDAPAFFNLLTTPQFLRRVESILPVHRDRLFPPTETLSMFLAQALSADRSCQNAVDELSIKRACGGLKPNSTRTGAYCKARQRLPVEMVSTLLRSTGSSISDQAIASWCWMGRPVRLVDGTTVTMPDTSANQRAYPQSRGQKVGLGFPICRVVGIVCLASGAVLDVSLGRFRGKGGDEQTLLRSMLDTLKTGDVLLGDAYYATYFLLCELQRKGVDGVFEQYGARRRRTDFRLGQQLGPEDHLIELKKPEKRPPWMGQAFYEQAPERLTVRELKADGKILVTTLCCPKRTPKAALKVLFKGRWHVELDLRNLKATLGVGQLSCKTPSMAVKELWIYFLAHNLIRMIMAQSALLADCLPRELSFKHSLQLWLALRQYGSAAEEEDMSNLFMLVAQRRVGNRPGRIEPRAVKRRPQAYPLLTKPRRFARAEVRKYGHPKHVK, encoded by the coding sequence ATGAATCCTAGACGCCAGATCCTCCACCATCAACGACAACGTATACGCCGACACACCACGAGTTGTGATGCCCCAGCCTTTTTCAACCTGCTCACGACCCCTCAGTTCCTGCGGCGGGTCGAGTCGATCTTGCCGGTGCATCGGGACCGACTGTTCCCTCCGACTGAAACACTATCCATGTTCCTGGCCCAGGCCCTGAGTGCCGATCGCTCCTGCCAGAATGCCGTCGATGAGCTGTCCATCAAACGGGCCTGCGGTGGCTTGAAACCCAACAGCACTCGCACAGGGGCTTACTGCAAAGCCAGGCAGCGCTTACCGGTCGAGATGGTTTCCACATTACTTCGAAGTACCGGCTCTTCGATCAGTGATCAGGCCATAGCGTCCTGGTGTTGGATGGGGCGCCCCGTGCGCCTGGTGGACGGTACGACGGTGACCATGCCCGACACGTCAGCCAACCAACGCGCCTACCCGCAATCGCGCGGTCAGAAAGTAGGTCTCGGTTTTCCGATTTGCCGGGTTGTCGGTATCGTTTGCCTGGCCAGCGGTGCCGTCCTGGATGTCTCCTTGGGGCGCTTTCGAGGCAAGGGTGGTGATGAGCAGACACTCCTCAGGTCGATGCTCGATACGTTGAAAACGGGCGATGTCCTTCTGGGGGATGCCTACTACGCGACCTATTTCCTGCTGTGCGAGTTACAGCGCAAGGGTGTCGATGGCGTGTTCGAACAATATGGCGCCAGACGACGTCGGACTGACTTTCGCCTGGGCCAACAGCTGGGGCCGGAAGACCATTTGATTGAACTGAAAAAGCCCGAAAAAAGGCCACCCTGGATGGGACAAGCCTTTTACGAACAGGCACCAGAGCGCCTGACGGTTCGAGAATTGAAGGCTGACGGCAAGATCCTGGTCACTACGTTATGTTGCCCAAAGCGAACTCCCAAGGCCGCCCTCAAGGTATTGTTCAAAGGGCGATGGCATGTCGAATTGGATTTGCGCAATCTCAAGGCCACACTCGGGGTTGGGCAGTTGAGCTGCAAGACACCGAGCATGGCGGTGAAGGAGCTATGGATCTATTTCCTGGCGCACAATCTGATCCGGATGATCATGGCGCAATCAGCGTTGCTGGCCGATTGCTTACCCCGTGAGCTGAGTTTCAAGCACAGCCTTCAGCTCTGGTTGGCTCTACGGCAATACGGCAGTGCTGCCGAGGAGGAAGACATGTCCAATTTGTTCATGCTGGTTGCCCAGCGACGTGTTGGAAACCGCCCAGGGCGGATCGAGCCTCGGGCGGTGAAACGAAGACCTCAGGCCTATCCACTCCTGACCAAGCCGCGTCGGTTCGCCAGGGCGGAGGTTAGAAAATACGGGCACCCGAAACATGTTAAGTAA
- a CDS encoding MFS transporter, with the protein MPGADNQVTMNNPASTRGLTALTCALLLSQFFRTCLGVMAPEIQADLHLSPAGFGLLSSCFFLSFGIAQIPVGIAFDRYGVGGPTRVLMALGVFSAALFVCAPGGLTAMLAQAGLGLACAPIFMGLMHYAAEVLPPDRYVPFISRTNALGMLGALCATAPLGWVIEGIGWRPAMAIAALVFAFITASVWRSVKDQGQSLEHTESPAEMVRASLSLLAMPALWTIIPMCIAMAAGTSFRNAWGGPYLASVFALDIGTRGLALAVLSVGAFAAAGLMSGLVQRYAVRSTVLNWTLLTFFSAIALMIWPQAGVVTDVGLLALLATVGVLHPLVMSHARSLLKPSFRGRGLGLLNGFVFLGSAFASWVYGLIAADGLHRGLPDASIYSEIFTFSAALILIGGLAYAFSPRRGFER; encoded by the coding sequence ATGCCGGGGGCCGACAACCAGGTGACGATGAACAACCCAGCCTCAACCCGTGGCCTGACGGCCCTGACGTGCGCGCTCCTGCTGAGCCAGTTCTTCCGGACCTGCCTCGGGGTCATGGCCCCTGAAATCCAGGCGGACCTGCACCTGTCACCCGCGGGTTTCGGCCTGCTGTCATCCTGCTTCTTCCTCTCTTTCGGAATTGCACAGATCCCTGTCGGCATCGCCTTTGACCGTTATGGGGTAGGCGGGCCGACACGGGTGCTGATGGCCCTTGGGGTCTTCAGCGCGGCGCTTTTCGTGTGTGCCCCTGGCGGCCTCACGGCGATGCTGGCCCAGGCCGGATTGGGGCTGGCCTGCGCGCCCATCTTCATGGGGTTGATGCATTACGCCGCTGAAGTGCTGCCGCCTGATCGCTATGTCCCGTTCATCAGTCGGACCAATGCACTGGGCATGCTCGGCGCACTGTGCGCGACCGCCCCCCTTGGATGGGTCATAGAGGGCATTGGCTGGCGTCCGGCGATGGCAATCGCTGCGCTGGTCTTTGCCTTCATCACGGCGAGCGTTTGGCGTAGCGTGAAGGACCAGGGGCAATCCCTCGAGCACACCGAGAGTCCGGCCGAAATGGTGCGGGCCAGTCTGAGCCTGCTGGCGATGCCGGCGCTGTGGACGATCATCCCGATGTGCATCGCCATGGCTGCCGGCACCTCATTCAGGAACGCCTGGGGAGGTCCGTACCTGGCCAGTGTCTTCGCGTTGGATATCGGTACTCGAGGCCTGGCCTTGGCCGTGTTGAGTGTCGGCGCCTTTGCGGCGGCCGGGCTGATGTCCGGGTTGGTCCAGCGCTATGCCGTGCGCTCAACCGTCCTGAACTGGACGCTGCTGACGTTCTTTTCCGCCATCGCCTTGATGATCTGGCCGCAGGCAGGAGTGGTCACCGACGTGGGCCTGCTGGCCTTGCTGGCGACGGTCGGGGTGCTTCATCCGCTGGTGATGTCGCATGCCCGGAGTTTGCTCAAGCCTTCCTTCCGAGGTCGCGGGCTGGGCCTGCTCAATGGCTTCGTGTTCCTTGGCTCCGCCTTTGCCTCCTGGGTCTATGGACTGATCGCGGCCGATGGGTTGCATCGCGGTTTGCCCGATGCGTCGATCTACAGCGAGATCTTTACCTTCTCGGCGGCGCTCATCCTGATTGGAGGGCTGGCCTATGCCTTCAGTCCTCGCAGGGGATTCGAGCGCTGA